A region from the Thauera humireducens genome encodes:
- a CDS encoding sulfurtransferase — protein sequence MLNKLLLSLTIAAGGLSLALPVSANTLPAPGATQAQPAVALPAPLLTPADLKPLLGQPDVRILDIRSDKDYAEGHIPGAINTPYGKFRGPKDNAGQLVPEAALTEVLRKAGIDRNTHVIVVHGGADHTDFGAAARVYWTLKVGGLSRLSILDGGTKLWQTRGGALDKAVPTVAPSQFTYRYDETQIVSSQELAAAVQSSSAPLLVDARPARFYTGEARADAAARYGTLPGAQSFDNAQFFVKGGTTLKPAAELKSLVAQSGAAAGPAVSFCNTGHWAATNWFVMSEIAGNTAVKLYPASMVEWSKAELPMQNQPSRVSALVQDIKRAFE from the coding sequence ATGCTCAACAAGCTCCTGCTCTCGCTGACGATCGCCGCTGGCGGTCTTTCCCTGGCCCTGCCGGTGTCTGCGAACACTCTTCCCGCGCCGGGTGCCACCCAGGCGCAACCCGCCGTGGCCCTCCCCGCCCCGCTGCTGACGCCCGCCGACCTGAAACCGCTGCTCGGCCAGCCGGACGTGCGCATCCTCGACATCCGCAGCGACAAGGACTACGCCGAGGGCCACATCCCCGGCGCGATCAACACGCCCTACGGCAAGTTCCGCGGGCCGAAGGACAACGCCGGCCAGCTCGTGCCCGAAGCCGCACTCACCGAAGTGCTGCGCAAGGCAGGCATCGACCGGAACACCCACGTGATCGTGGTGCATGGCGGCGCCGACCACACCGATTTCGGCGCAGCGGCCCGGGTGTACTGGACGCTGAAGGTCGGCGGACTGAGCCGCCTGTCCATCCTCGACGGTGGCACCAAGCTGTGGCAGACCCGCGGCGGCGCCCTCGACAAGGCCGTACCCACGGTCGCGCCCAGCCAGTTCACCTATCGCTATGACGAGACGCAGATCGTGTCCAGCCAGGAACTGGCGGCGGCCGTGCAGTCGTCCTCGGCCCCCCTGCTCGTCGACGCCCGCCCGGCCCGCTTCTACACCGGCGAGGCCCGCGCCGATGCGGCCGCCCGCTACGGCACCCTGCCCGGCGCACAGTCCTTCGACAACGCCCAGTTCTTCGTCAAGGGCGGTACGACGCTGAAGCCCGCGGCGGAGCTGAAGTCGCTGGTCGCGCAGTCGGGCGCGGCAGCCGGCCCGGCGGTGTCCTTCTGCAACACCGGCCACTGGGCTGCCACCAACTGGTTCGTGATGTCCGAGATCGCCGGCAACACCGCGGTGAAGCTCTACCCGGCGTCGATGGTGGAGTGGAGCAAGGCCGAACTGCCGATGCAGAACCAGCCCTCGCGCGTGTCCGCGCTGGTGCAGGACATCAAGCGCGCTTTCGAGTAA
- a CDS encoding DUF3750 domain-containing protein → MKRSNLLALGFAAMLTLSFGLSLADDPRASVSAGERSWRTAPRHSAGIAPDPVAHAGQAIVQVYAAPTYGWRGYFAVHPWIIYKRSGETAYTRYEVVGWGGTNVVRRNHAIADGLWYGAMPAVLVDHRGESAQSMIDDIEAAIGRYPYVNEYRSYPGPNSNTFLAHIGREVPALALDMPANAIGKDYRPVSQPLGLSPSGAGVQVSLLGLLGLTVGLEEGVEFNILGLNFGIDLNRPGLRLPAIGRLGMDDVSVSGV, encoded by the coding sequence ATGAAACGCTCGAACCTGCTTGCGCTCGGCTTTGCCGCGATGCTGACCCTGTCCTTCGGCCTGAGCCTGGCGGACGACCCGCGCGCGTCGGTTTCCGCCGGCGAGCGCAGCTGGCGCACGGCGCCACGCCATTCGGCAGGCATCGCGCCCGATCCGGTCGCTCACGCGGGACAGGCGATCGTGCAGGTGTATGCGGCGCCGACCTACGGCTGGCGGGGGTATTTCGCCGTGCATCCGTGGATCATCTACAAGCGCAGCGGCGAGACCGCCTACACGCGCTACGAGGTCGTCGGCTGGGGCGGCACGAATGTCGTGCGTCGCAACCACGCGATTGCCGATGGGCTCTGGTACGGCGCGATGCCGGCCGTGCTCGTGGATCACCGCGGCGAGTCCGCGCAGTCCATGATCGACGACATCGAAGCCGCGATCGGGCGCTACCCGTACGTGAACGAGTACCGCAGCTATCCCGGCCCCAACAGCAATACCTTCCTGGCCCATATCGGACGGGAGGTTCCGGCGCTTGCGCTCGACATGCCGGCAAATGCGATCGGCAAGGATTATCGTCCGGTCAGCCAGCCGCTAGGCCTGTCCCCGTCGGGCGCGGGTGTCCAGGTGTCCCTGCTCGGGCTGCTGGGGCTGACGGTCGGACTGGAGGAGGGGGTCGAGTTCAATATCCTCGGTCTCAATTTCGGCATCGACCTGAACCGTCCCGGACTGCGCCTGCCGGCGATCGGACGCCTGGGGATGGACGACGTGTCCGTCTCGGGCGTGTGA
- a CDS encoding DMT family transporter, producing MSQTTQPARWLPFVVLGIGLTAISFGAIFARLAQAEGVSSLAVATWRLGFAALIITPVAFLQSRHELARLTRRQIGMALAAGFFLALHFATWISSLEYTSVASSTALVTTNPLWIGLASFLIFRETPTKMMIGGIALSFAGSLFIFWSDSQTVGAGSNPMLGNLLALIGSWCFSAYLLIGRRLRAGLGLPAYIWLAYGAAALFLFAASGAGGVELFTLSNTAWLVLLAMALGPQLLGHTAYNWSLRYVSATFVAVVTLGEPVGSALMAFIIFGEGFAPLQFVGFSLLLVGIYLAAKGEKG from the coding sequence ATGTCCCAGACAACTCAACCTGCCCGCTGGCTCCCCTTCGTCGTCCTCGGTATCGGTCTCACCGCGATTTCCTTCGGCGCCATCTTCGCCCGCCTCGCCCAGGCCGAGGGCGTCAGTTCGCTCGCGGTGGCGACCTGGCGGCTCGGCTTCGCCGCGCTGATCATCACCCCGGTCGCCTTCCTGCAGTCGCGCCACGAACTTGCCCGCCTCACCCGGCGGCAGATTGGCATGGCGCTGGCGGCGGGCTTCTTCCTCGCGCTGCATTTCGCCACCTGGATCAGCTCGCTGGAATACACCTCGGTCGCCTCCAGCACCGCGCTGGTGACGACCAACCCGCTGTGGATCGGGCTGGCCTCCTTCCTGATCTTCCGCGAGACACCGACGAAGATGATGATCGGCGGCATCGCGCTGTCCTTCGCCGGCAGCCTGTTCATCTTCTGGAGCGACAGCCAGACCGTCGGCGCAGGCAGCAACCCGATGCTCGGCAACCTGCTGGCGCTGATCGGCAGCTGGTGCTTCTCCGCCTACCTGCTGATCGGCCGCCGGCTGCGTGCCGGGCTGGGGCTGCCGGCCTACATCTGGCTGGCCTACGGCGCGGCAGCGCTGTTCCTGTTCGCCGCCAGCGGCGCGGGCGGCGTGGAACTCTTCACCCTGTCGAACACCGCCTGGCTGGTGCTGCTGGCAATGGCGCTCGGCCCGCAACTGCTCGGCCACACCGCCTACAACTGGTCGCTGCGCTATGTGTCGGCGACCTTCGTCGCGGTGGTCACGCTGGGCGAGCCGGTGGGCAGCGCGCTGATGGCCTTCATCATCTTCGGCGAGGGCTTCGCGCCGCTGCAGTTCGTCGGCTTCAGCCTGCTGCTGGTGGGCATCTACCTGGCGGCGAAAGGCGAGAAAGGCTGA
- a CDS encoding putative bifunctional diguanylate cyclase/phosphodiesterase — MLSARSIPRLRTSLLASTRVDRARVLDTLVNNLDGMAYRCHLDRDWTMVFVSQGCLALTGYPADVLVGANALSWEAVTDPSDRQRVRGEIEAAVRSARRFAVEYRIRTREGDTKWVLERGIPVPDERGCIVIEGFVEDITEHRAMVAALEHAELRYRHIFEHASEGIFQTTPEGRYLAANPALAKLYGYAGPDELIADLAELDRRLYVEPGRRAAFRRLMETHGEVRNFESEVYRRDGSRIWISENAHIVRGSDGRLICYEGTVQDVSERRHYEAQLERQANRDQLTGLPNRNLLRDRIEQGIARAARRGCMLALVFIDLDGFKFINDSLGHAAGDELLVEIAGRLNASIRSSDTVGRLGGDEFVLVLNDHEQLGSVISTLERVLQDIGRPAALAGRELQVGASLGVAMYPDDGDDADSLLKHADVAMYAAKSRGRNNFQFFTRALNSVAEERLTLEAAMRVAIERDEFEVHYQPKLDHRRRIVGMEALARWFHPVLGDIRPDRFIPIAEECGLILPLTTCILRRAFAAARRWNQGRDQPLRLAVNLSPRLFLSRDIVAHVSGLLCDAGLPASQVELEVTETVFLGDDELAVGIFRAFKALGLSLAMDDFGTGYSSLSYLRRFPLDTIKIDRSLVVGIEQQDEMAMIARAVISLGQSLRKTVVAEGVENPAQFDFLRFQGCDEFQGYLFSRPLPEAGFARLLEAGGVIAARGD, encoded by the coding sequence ATGCTGTCTGCCCGATCGATCCCGCGCCTGCGCACCAGCCTGCTCGCCAGCACCCGTGTCGACCGTGCCCGCGTGCTCGACACGCTGGTCAACAACCTCGATGGCATGGCCTATCGCTGCCACCTCGACCGCGACTGGACGATGGTCTTCGTCAGCCAGGGCTGCCTCGCTCTGACCGGCTATCCGGCCGACGTGCTGGTGGGGGCGAACGCCTTGTCTTGGGAGGCCGTCACCGACCCGTCCGACCGCCAGCGGGTGCGCGGCGAGATCGAAGCCGCGGTGCGCAGCGCCCGCCGCTTTGCCGTCGAATACCGTATCCGCACGCGCGAGGGCGACACCAAGTGGGTGCTCGAGCGCGGCATCCCGGTGCCGGACGAGCGCGGCTGCATCGTCATCGAGGGCTTCGTGGAGGACATCACCGAGCATCGCGCGATGGTGGCCGCGCTCGAGCATGCCGAGCTGCGCTACCGCCACATCTTCGAACACGCCTCGGAGGGCATCTTCCAGACCACGCCGGAAGGTCGCTACCTCGCCGCCAACCCGGCGCTGGCAAAGCTCTACGGCTATGCGGGTCCGGACGAGCTGATCGCCGACCTGGCCGAGCTCGACCGCCGGCTGTACGTCGAGCCCGGCCGGCGGGCCGCCTTCCGCCGGCTGATGGAGACGCACGGCGAGGTGCGCAACTTCGAGTCCGAGGTCTACCGCCGCGACGGCTCGCGCATCTGGATCTCGGAGAACGCGCACATCGTGCGCGGCAGCGACGGCCGCCTGATCTGCTACGAGGGCACGGTGCAGGACGTCTCCGAGCGTCGCCACTACGAGGCCCAGCTCGAGCGCCAGGCCAACCGCGACCAGCTCACCGGACTGCCCAACCGCAACCTGCTGCGCGACCGCATCGAACAGGGCATCGCCCGCGCGGCGCGGCGCGGCTGCATGCTGGCGCTGGTGTTCATCGACCTCGACGGCTTCAAGTTCATCAACGACAGCCTCGGCCACGCGGCCGGCGACGAGCTGCTGGTCGAGATCGCCGGCCGGCTCAATGCCAGCATCCGCAGCTCGGACACCGTGGGGCGGCTGGGCGGCGACGAATTCGTGCTGGTGCTGAACGACCATGAGCAGCTGGGCAGCGTGATTTCCACTCTCGAGCGCGTGCTGCAGGACATCGGCCGTCCGGCCGCGCTCGCCGGGCGCGAGCTGCAGGTGGGGGCGAGCCTGGGCGTGGCGATGTACCCCGACGACGGCGACGACGCCGACAGCCTGCTCAAGCATGCCGACGTGGCCATGTACGCGGCCAAGAGCCGCGGCCGCAACAACTTCCAGTTCTTCACCCGAGCCCTCAACAGCGTCGCCGAGGAGCGCCTGACGCTGGAGGCAGCGATGCGCGTGGCGATCGAGCGCGACGAGTTCGAGGTGCACTACCAGCCCAAGCTCGACCACCGCCGCCGCATCGTGGGCATGGAGGCGCTGGCGCGCTGGTTCCACCCCGTACTGGGCGACATCCGTCCGGACCGCTTCATCCCGATTGCCGAGGAATGCGGGCTGATTCTGCCGCTGACGACCTGCATCCTACGCCGTGCCTTCGCCGCTGCGCGCCGCTGGAACCAGGGTCGCGACCAGCCGCTGCGCCTGGCGGTGAATCTGTCGCCGCGCCTGTTCCTGAGCCGGGACATCGTCGCTCATGTATCCGGCCTGTTGTGCGATGCGGGGCTGCCGGCCTCGCAGGTCGAGCTGGAGGTGACGGAAACGGTCTTCCTCGGCGACGACGAGCTGGCCGTCGGGATCTTCCGTGCGTTCAAGGCGCTTGGCCTCAGCCTGGCGATGGACGACTTCGGCACGGGCTACTCGTCGCTCAGCTACCTGCGCCGCTTCCCGCTCGACACCATCAAGATCGACCGCTCGCTGGTCGTCGGCATCGAGCAGCAGGACGAGATGGCGATGATCGCGCGCGCAGTGATCTCGCTAGGTCAGAGCCTGCGCAAGACGGTGGTCGCGGAAGGCGTCGAGAACCCGGCGCAGTTCGACTTCCTGCGCTTTCAGGGCTGCGACGAGTTCCAGGGTTACCTGTTCTCGCGCCCGCTGCCCGAGGCCGGCTTCGCGCGTCTGCTGGAAGCAGGCGGCGTCATCGCGGCCCGGGGCGACTGA
- a CDS encoding arylesterase encodes MKRRVFLSGLLGAALLAGCGRDLPRLAALPAESVVLAFGDSVTYGTGASEGEDWPSLLADLTGWDIVNAGIPGDTALAGQHRLPALLEEYSPALVVVEIGGNDFLRRRAQVEVKEDLRRIVRMARDSGAQVALVGVPELSLLSAVAGRPSDAPIYAELAEEEGVPLVPDVFSDILGRPELCADRIHPNAAGYARMAAGIHARLRELGLAG; translated from the coding sequence ATGAAACGACGGGTTTTTCTGAGCGGACTGCTGGGCGCTGCGCTGCTTGCCGGCTGTGGTCGTGATCTGCCGCGCCTGGCCGCGCTGCCGGCCGAGTCGGTCGTGCTGGCGTTCGGCGACAGTGTGACGTACGGAACGGGCGCCTCGGAGGGCGAGGACTGGCCGAGCCTCCTGGCGGACCTGACCGGCTGGGACATCGTCAATGCCGGCATCCCGGGGGATACGGCGCTCGCAGGGCAGCACCGTTTGCCCGCCCTGCTGGAGGAGTATTCGCCTGCGCTGGTGGTCGTCGAGATCGGTGGCAACGATTTCCTGCGCCGTCGCGCGCAGGTCGAGGTCAAGGAAGACCTGCGCAGGATCGTGCGCATGGCCCGGGACAGCGGAGCGCAGGTCGCCCTGGTCGGCGTGCCCGAACTGTCGCTGTTGAGTGCCGTGGCGGGCCGGCCCTCCGATGCGCCGATCTACGCCGAACTCGCCGAGGAAGAAGGCGTGCCGCTGGTGCCGGACGTGTTCTCCGACATCCTCGGCCGGCCGGAGTTGTGCGCCGACAGGATCCATCCGAACGCGGCAGGGTACGCGCGGATGGCTGCCGGCATCCATGCGCGCCTGCGGGAGCTGGGCCTGGCAGGCTGA
- a CDS encoding patatin-like phospholipase family protein — protein MPKLPWPKRVSPPRPLLSLALQGGGAHGAYTWGVLDRLLEAGLDLEGISGTSAGAMNAVALAQGWTEGGAEGARAALARFWHAVGDSVPFHLELLHTLNPANDGALPAPMNMLVGLTRMFSPYQFNPFELNPLRDVVRAQFDFERLRHDCPLKLFIAATAVRTGKVRLFHTAELSEAALLASACLPTLHHAVEIDGEFYWDGGFTANPAIYPLLYACSTPDILLVLLNPLQRENAPRSADDIAARSMELGFSTTFLREMRMIAHARRHIRETSSFWPRGRFERKLLQQRFHLIEARELEDIHGASRLNATSAFLGQLHAFGRAAADAWLGRHRNAIGRRETVDVAGLFL, from the coding sequence ATGCCGAAACTGCCATGGCCGAAGCGCGTCAGCCCGCCCCGCCCCCTGCTCAGCCTCGCGCTGCAGGGCGGTGGCGCGCATGGCGCCTACACCTGGGGCGTGCTCGATCGCCTGCTCGAGGCCGGGCTGGACCTCGAGGGCATCAGCGGCACCAGCGCCGGGGCGATGAACGCCGTTGCCCTCGCCCAGGGCTGGACCGAGGGCGGCGCCGAAGGCGCGCGCGCAGCCCTGGCCCGCTTCTGGCATGCGGTGGGCGACAGCGTGCCCTTCCATCTCGAGCTGCTGCACACGCTCAATCCGGCCAACGACGGCGCCCTGCCCGCACCGATGAACATGCTGGTCGGCCTCACGCGCATGTTCTCGCCTTACCAGTTCAATCCCTTCGAGCTCAATCCGCTGCGTGACGTCGTCCGCGCCCAGTTCGACTTCGAGCGCCTGCGGCATGACTGTCCGCTGAAGCTGTTCATCGCCGCCACCGCAGTGCGCACGGGCAAGGTACGCCTGTTCCACACTGCCGAACTCAGCGAGGCCGCGCTGCTGGCGTCGGCCTGCCTGCCGACGCTGCACCACGCGGTGGAGATCGACGGCGAGTTCTACTGGGACGGCGGCTTCACCGCCAACCCGGCGATCTACCCGCTGCTGTACGCGTGCAGCACGCCCGACATCCTGCTGGTGCTGCTGAACCCGCTGCAGCGCGAGAACGCACCACGCAGTGCCGACGACATCGCCGCACGCAGCATGGAGCTGGGCTTCTCCACCACCTTCCTGCGCGAGATGCGCATGATCGCGCACGCCCGGCGCCATATCCGCGAGACGTCCTCGTTCTGGCCGCGGGGGCGCTTCGAGCGCAAGCTGCTGCAGCAGCGCTTCCACCTGATCGAGGCGCGCGAACTCGAGGACATCCATGGCGCCAGCAGGCTCAACGCCACCAGCGCCTTCCTCGGCCAGTTGCACGCATTCGGCCGCGCCGCGGCCGATGCCTGGCTGGGCCGGCACCGCAACGCCATCGGCCGGCGCGAGACGGTCGATGTCGCCGGCCTGTTCCTGTAG
- a CDS encoding YeeE/YedE family protein — MRWFTRLFLVVGGLAGVLAVMLAAGVRQGLLALLGIGFGAVLQGARFGFTTGWRDFIERRDPQGLWAQMLLMVLAAAVSLPLIAGSGGELVGAVAPLTISLVLGAFLFGAAMQLADGCGSGTLYKAGAGAPLSFAVLPTFALGSFVGASHQPGWIALGGLPAVDLLAFGWPVALAITVLACGLVAWLAGRAAPRASSRVSSSVQAAALQSARAATASFVAAPVAETPRTATGWSRRWWLGALLLAALYGLHLIVAGQPWGIVYGIGVWGAKIATALGWSAVGDPFWGVDPHAVRLAEPLLADVTSVTNLGLIYGALAASRWNGPADFKIPSSRRLIAACVAGLVMGYSSRMAFGCNVGAYLGGIASASLHGWVWFALAFAGSVLGVRIRQRVSG, encoded by the coding sequence ATGCGCTGGTTTACCCGTTTGTTCCTCGTCGTCGGCGGACTGGCCGGCGTGCTGGCGGTGATGCTTGCCGCCGGCGTGCGCCAGGGCCTGCTGGCGCTGCTCGGCATCGGCTTCGGCGCCGTGCTGCAGGGCGCGCGCTTCGGCTTCACCACCGGCTGGCGCGACTTCATCGAGCGTCGCGACCCGCAGGGCCTGTGGGCGCAGATGCTGCTGATGGTGCTCGCCGCTGCGGTCAGCCTGCCGCTGATCGCCGGCAGCGGTGGCGAACTGGTCGGTGCGGTGGCGCCGCTGACGATCAGCCTGGTGCTGGGCGCCTTCCTGTTCGGCGCGGCGATGCAGCTGGCCGATGGCTGCGGTTCGGGCACGCTGTACAAGGCCGGCGCCGGTGCGCCGCTGTCCTTCGCCGTGCTGCCGACCTTCGCCCTGGGCAGCTTCGTCGGTGCCTCGCACCAGCCGGGCTGGATCGCCCTCGGCGGCCTGCCGGCGGTCGACCTGCTGGCGTTCGGCTGGCCGGTCGCGCTGGCGATCACGGTCCTCGCCTGCGGCCTGGTCGCCTGGCTGGCTGGCCGCGCCGCGCCGCGCGCGTCCTCCCGCGTGTCCTCCTCGGTGCAGGCGGCGGCCTTGCAATCGGCGCGGGCGGCCACTGCGAGCTTCGTTGCCGCCCCGGTCGCCGAGACTCCACGCACGGCGACCGGCTGGTCCCGGCGCTGGTGGCTGGGCGCGCTGCTGCTGGCGGCCCTGTACGGCCTGCACCTGATCGTCGCCGGGCAGCCCTGGGGCATCGTCTACGGCATCGGCGTGTGGGGCGCGAAGATCGCCACCGCGCTGGGCTGGAGCGCCGTCGGCGACCCGTTCTGGGGCGTCGATCCGCATGCGGTGCGCCTGGCGGAACCGCTGCTGGCCGATGTGACCTCGGTGACCAACCTCGGCCTGATCTACGGCGCCCTGGCCGCCTCGCGCTGGAACGGTCCCGCGGACTTCAAGATCCCGTCCTCGCGCCGCCTGATCGCTGCCTGCGTCGCCGGCCTGGTGATGGGCTACAGCTCGCGCATGGCCTTCGGCTGCAACGTCGGCGCCTACCTCGGCGGCATCGCCTCGGCCAGCCTGCATGGCTGGGTGTGGTTCGCGCTCGCATTCGCGGGCTCGGTTCTCGGCGTGCGCATTCGCCAGCGCGTCAGCGGCTGA